A window of Bacillus sp. DX3.1 genomic DNA:
AAAAGGCAAAGTCGCTTTCTACTGCAATGTTTATTGATACTGAGTGAAGCTAATAACACTTTCGGTAAAAGTTATGTAAAAGCTTATGTAGATGTTAATCAAATCAATGGTTTATTGAAGCGATATGCTCACAAAATCTACTTGCCAGGAGTTGAATATGGAAATTAGAAAGCTTTTAAATGAATCGAGTTTTTATAAGATAGAATCTATTCAACAAATTTCTAAAGATGATTTGTTATTAAAAGACTATAAACAGATTTTTGATGGTTTAGTCGAAAGTGAGATTATAAAAAGTAACTCTTTTGAAGAAAATCAATGGTTTGTTTATGATCCTTTATCACAATTAAATTTACAAATAAGGTTTGATTTAATTAGTTATCCAAAAATTAATGAACATTTAAAGTTTTATATGTTGCTCAGGCTTATATCAGGTAAAAGGCCTAAAACTATTTATGATGAGTTAACTTCATTACGAAAGATTATACTTAGTTCGCAAGGTTTTGAAAATTTAACTCAATTAAAAAGTGTACTAGCTGAGAATATTGAGAAATATAAATACTGTGGTTATCATATGGTTAATGCTACGTCTAATTTTATCGATTTCTATAGGATTGATAATTATCAAGAAATCCTTAATATTTGCTCAAATATGCCTAAATACCCTCAAAGATCCAGAGATTTACCTGATTTTCAAGATGTACTTGAATTAGATGATATCATTAACCATTATTTTAAAAATCATACTGTAGAAGAAACTATAAGTTATACGCCAATTTTAGTTTGGTGGCTACTTACTAATACATTGCCTATACGCCCAAGTGAACTTCTAAAACTCAAAAAAGATTGCCTATCTTATGATGACAGTAAAAATGAACCCTATACAATTTCGGTTCCGCGAATAAAAAATAAGTCTGCTACCATTGGCTTTTCTATAAAGTATGATTCAGTTGTAATTGACCAGAAAACATATCAATTTTTAGTAGAAGTCAGGGACAAGGTAAATATGTATTTTCCTTACTCCGAATATTTTTTTCCATCAGAAATGTTCAGCTTAAATTATAAAGTTAAAAGAAAAAAGCAGAATCCGATAATGAATTTACGAAATTTTATTGATTTAAAAGATCGATTCTATAAATTAATCGTAGAAGAGAAATATGGACGATACAATTTAGAA
This region includes:
- a CDS encoding site-specific integrase; this translates as MEIRKLLNESSFYKIESIQQISKDDLLLKDYKQIFDGLVESEIIKSNSFEENQWFVYDPLSQLNLQIRFDLISYPKINEHLKFYMLLRLISGKRPKTIYDELTSLRKIILSSQGFENLTQLKSVLAENIEKYKYCGYHMVNATSNFIDFYRIDNYQEILNICSNMPKYPQRSRDLPDFQDVLELDDIINHYFKNHTVEETISYTPILVWWLLTNTLPIRPSELLKLKKDCLSYDDSKNEPYTISVPRIKNKSATIGFSIKYDSVVIDQKTYQFLVEVRDKVNMYFPYSEYFFPSEMFSLNYKVKRKKQNPIMNLRNFIDLKDRFYKLIVEEKYGRYNLERVKAGDTRHFAIINMCLQGFSMHNIATLAGHTELKVTQGYFSHAKHFAQSYVYRLAQLKLETEIGYRMDNSIIGWKKYIVHKSNIEREKITEIHVGRVQYGLCSELKENFPNTCIEFCEFCPKYIFSPSINEKDDAIKWLSSHSEDLKQRIEEAISLLESLFSLPQRHGHDLNTVERKSAAKRLQYYMELKSKVDANIAGDMNGKY